In Miscanthus floridulus cultivar M001 chromosome 8, ASM1932011v1, whole genome shotgun sequence, the sequence GGTGCTGAAGCAGGTGCACCCGGACATCGGCATCTCGTCCAAGGCCATGTCCATCATGAACTCCTTCATCAACGACATCTTCGAGAAGCTGGCGGCGGAGGCGGCCAAGCTGGCGCGCTACAACAAGAAGCCCACCATCACGTCCCGCGAGATCCAGACCTCCGTCCGCCTCGTCCTCCCCGGCGAGCTCGCCAAGCACGCCGTCTCCGAGGGCACCAAGGCCGTCACCAAGTTCACCAGCTCCTAGGCGAGCGATGGGATCTGCCTCAGTTCCGTTCAGGAATCATGAAGTAGTAGTGTGGTCGTGT encodes:
- the LOC136476737 gene encoding histone H2B.3-like translates to MAPKAEKKPAAKKPAEEEPATEKAEKAPAGKKPKAEKRLPAGKSAGKEGGEKKGKKKAKKSVESYKIYIFKVLKQVHPDIGISSKAMSIMNSFINDIFEKLAAEAAKLARYNKKPTITSREIQTSVRLVLPGELAKHAVSEGTKAVTKFTSS